A DNA window from Engystomops pustulosus chromosome 6, aEngPut4.maternal, whole genome shotgun sequence contains the following coding sequences:
- the MRPL12 gene encoding large ribosomal subunit protein bL12m codes for MLPAARCCWRLRSASSRCRLELSAVRYLRTSSALHNEPLASPPLDNVPKVYPPKIQQLVDQIANLTLLEVSDLNELLKKTLNIQDVAMMPMGAMMPGAAGAPAPAQAAEEEAAPAKKEKTHFTVKLTEVNAADKVKLIKEVKNCVQGVNLVQAKKMVEALPQEIRANVAKEEAEKIKAALEAAGGKVVLE; via the exons GTTAGAGTTGTCCGCAGTGAGGTATCTACGCACGTCCAGCGCTCTTCACAATGAACCCCTGGCCAGCCCGCCTTTGGACAACGTGCCTAAAGTTTACCCTCCAAAAATACAACAACTGGTAGACCAAATAGCAAACCTCACTCTACTGGAAGTCTCCGATCTCAATGAACTGCTCAAG AAAACACTGAACATCCAGGATGTGGCTATGATGCCAATGGGTGCGATGATGCCGGGTGCAGCCGGAGCCCCAGCGCCTGCGCAG GCCGCAGAAGAAGAAGCCGCTCCGGCGAAGAAAGAGAAGACTCACTTTACTGTAAAACTGACGGAGGTGAACGCCGCGGATAAGGTCAAGCTCATCAAGGAGGTGAAGAACTGCGTGCAGGGCGTCAACCTAGTGCAG GCCAAGAAGATGGTGGAGGCTCTTCCGCAGGAAATCCGAGCAAACGTGGCCAAAGAGGAAGCGGAGAAGATAAAGGCGGCTCTGGAGGCTGCGGGAGGGAAGGTTGTGCTGGAGTGA